A window from Citrus sinensis cultivar Valencia sweet orange chromosome 3, DVS_A1.0, whole genome shotgun sequence encodes these proteins:
- the LOC127900877 gene encoding disease resistance protein RPV1-like isoform X3 gives MASSSRNDKKYDVFVSFRGEDTRDNFTSHLYSALSRQNIQTFIDDQLNRGDEISESLVNAIEASAVSVIVFSEGYASSRWCLDELVKILECKKEYEQIVIPVFYRVDPSDARNQTGPFGISFSKLEERFKENTEKLRTWRKALKEAASLSGFHSLNIRRESELINEVVNHILKRLDEVFRPRDNKNQLVGVESTVEEIESLLGVESKGVYALGIWGIGGIGKTTIARAIFDKISGDFDGSCFLENVREESQIPGGLACLRQKLLSNLLKDKNLMPYIDLNFRRLSRMKVLIVFDDVTCFNQLESLIESLDWLTPVSRIIITTRNKQVLRNWGVRKIYEMQALEYHHALELFSRHAFKRNHPDVGYEELSSKVMKYAQGVPLALKVLGCFLHKRAKEVWESAIDKLQRILHPSILEVLKISYDSLDDKEKNIFLDVACFFQGEHVDPVMKFFNASGFYPEIGMSVLVDKSLIAIDSYIKITMHDLLQELGREIVRQESIDPGNRSRLWHHEDIYEVLTYNTGTEKIEGICLDMSKVKEIRLNPNTFTKMLKLRFLKFYSSSINGENKCKISYLQDSGFAEVKYLHWYGYPLKSLPSNLSAEKLVLLEVPDSDIEQLWDCVKHYSNLNQIIHAACNKLIAKTPNPTLMSRLNKLVFLNLRGSKSLKSLPSGIFSLEFLTKLDLSGCSKLKRLPEISSDCKRLKSLPSSLCKSKSLGVLNLCGCSNLQRLPECLGQFSSPIVLNLAKTNIERIPKSITQLVMLRYVLLSYSERLQSSPKPSFIERGRLALQPFLGIVQDTLSHMLPVRLQEIWVNRGFSMGKVHIVLPGNEIPKWFKFQSVGSFINLEMPPDFFNNSRVQVIAFSAILAFSNHHVDCGTWFSISFELKVKATKDCGPHDIQLFQSRVNYIESDHLHFGYYLFCGKDFNGFWKCNCIPEAVHFNVFPPLKCKCCGVKKCGIHLFCFPDSTNSIEDPSTCFNYNEED, from the exons ATGGCTTCTTCTTCTCGAAACGACAAGAAGTATGATGTTTTTGTTAGTTTCAGAGGAGAGGACACCCGAGACAACTTTACTAGCCATCTCTATTCTGCTCTGAGTCGACAAAATATCcaaactttcattgatgaccaACTTAACAGAGGAGATGAAATTTCGGAGTCACTTGTGAATGCAATTGAAGCATCAGCCGTTTCAGTTATCGTCTTCTCAGAAGGGTATGCATCTTCCAGATGGTGTCTCGATGAACTTGTAAAGATCCTCGAGTGCAAGAAAGAGTATGAACAGATTGTGATTCCGGTTTTCTATCGGGTTGATCCATCAGACGCGAGAAACCAAACAGGGCCTTTTGGGATTTCATTTTCGAAGCTTGAAGAAAGATTTAAGGAGAATACTGAGAAGCTGCGGACTTGGAGGAAAGCTTTGAAGGAAGCAGCCAGTTTGTCTGGCTTTCATTCTCTTAACATCAG GCGTGAGTCGGAACTTATAAATGAAGTTGTTAATCACATCTTGAAGAGATTGGATGAAGTGTTTCGGCCGCGTGATAACAAAAACCAACTGGTTGGAGTGGAATCAACAGTTGAGGAAATTGAATCTCTATTAGGTGTTGAGTCGAAAGGTGTTTACGCTTTAGGGATTTGGGGCATTGGTGGTATAGGCAAAACAACAATCGCTAGAGCTATTTTCGACAAAATCTCGGGTGATTTTGACGGTTCTTGCTTCCTCGAAAATGTTAGAGAAGAGTCACAAATACCAGGAGGATTAGCTTGCTTACGacaaaaacttctttcaaatttattgaaggataaaaatttgatgCCTTATATTGACCTCAATTTTAGAAGGCTCAGCCGCATGAAGGTTCTGATTGTTTTTGATGATGTGACTTGCTTCAACCAATTGGAATCTTTAATCGAAAGTCTTGATTGGCTGACGCCTGTGAGTCGAATCATAATAACCACcagaaataaacaagtgctTAGAAATTGGGGGGTGAGGAAAATATATGAGATGCAGGCATTAGAATATCATCACGCTCTTGAGCTTTTTAGTCGACATGCCTTCAAACGAAACCATCCTGATGTTGGTTATGAGGAACTTTCAAGCAAAGTAATGAAATATGCTCAAGGTGTTCCTTTAGCTCTTAAAGTTTTGGGTTGCTTTCTGCATAAAAGGGCAAAAGAAGTCTGGGAAAGTGCAATAGATAAATTGCAAAGAATCCTCCATCCAAGTATTCTTgaggtattaaaaataagttatgaTAGTTTGGACGATaaggagaaaaatattttccttgatGTTGCTTGTTTCTTTCAAGGTGAGCATGTAGATCCAGTAATGAAATTCTTTAATGCAAGTGGCTTCTACCCAGAAATAGGAATGAGTGTTCTTGTTGATAAATCTCTCATTGCTATTGATTCATACATCAAGATAACAATGCATGATTTACTACAAGAATTGGGTAGGGAAATTGTTCGACAAGAATCAATTGATCCTGGAAACCGCAGTCGGCTGTGGCATCATGAGGATATCTATGAAGTTCTTACGTATAATACG GGGACAGAAAAAATTGAGGGCATCTGTTTGGATATGTCAAAAGTAAAAGAGATCCGTCTAAATCCTAATACTTTCACAAAGATGcttaaattgagatttttaaagttCTATAGTTCATCAATCAATGGAGAGAACAAATGTAAGATATCTTATTTGCAAGATTCCGGATTTGCTGAAGTGAAATATCTTCACTGGTATGGATATCCGTTGAAGTCATTGCCTTCAAACCTTAGTGCAGAGAAACTTGTGTTACTTGAAGTGCCTGATAGTGACATTGAACAACTTTGGGATTGTGTGAAG CATTATAGTAATTTAAACCAGATAATCCATGCTGCCTGCAATAAGCTAATTGCCAAAACTCCAAATCCCACGTTGATGTCACGTCTGAACAAGCTAGTTTTCTTGAATCTAAGAGGTAGCAAAAGCCTGAAAAGTCTTCCATCTGGAATATTTAGCTTGGAATTTCTTACCAAACTTGATCTTTCGGGCTGctcaaaattgaaaaggcTTCCAGAGATCTCATCAG ATTGTAAAAGGCTTAAGAGTCTCCCAAGCAGCCTATGTAAGTCGAAATCTCTTGGAGTTCTTAATCTCTGCGGTTGCTCAAATCTTCAAAGATTGCCGGAATGTCTTGGCCAATTTTCCTCGCCAATAGTATTGAATCTAGCGAAAACCAATATTGAGAGAATACCAAAAAGCATTACCCAACTTGTCATGTTGCGATACGTCCTCTTAAGTTATAGTGAGAGGCTTCAATCCTCACCAAAGCCTTCATTCATTGAACGAGGTCGCCTGGCACTGCAACCATTTTTAG GAATTGTTCAAGATACCCTGAGCCATATGCTACCTGTACGTTTGCAAGAAATATGGGTAAAT AGAGGTTTTTCCATGGGCAAAGTTCATATAGTACTACCTGGGAATGAAATTCCAAAGTGGTTTAAGTTTCAAAGTGTGGGATCTTTTATAAACTTGGAGATGCCACCAGATTTCTTCAATAATAGCAGAGTGCAGGTCATTGCATTTAGTGctattttagcattttctaACCATCATGTAGATTGTGGCACATggttttcaatttcttttgagCTCAAAGTGAAAGCCACTAAAGATTGTGGTCCGCATGACATACAGTTATTTCAGAGCAGAGTTAATTATATAGAATCAGATCACTTACATTTCGGGTACTATCTGTTCTGTGGAAAAGATTTTAATGGTTTTTGGAAATGCAATTGCATTCCTGAGGCAGTCCACTTTAATGTTTTTCCGCCTTTGAAGTGTAAGTGCTGCGGGGTGAAAAAATGTGGGATCCATTTATTTTGCTTCCCAGATTCTACGAATTCAATAGAAGATCCAAGCACATGTTTCAACTATAACGAAGAAGACTGA
- the LOC127900877 gene encoding disease resistance protein RPV1-like isoform X2 produces MASSSRNDKKYDVFVSFRGEDTRDNFTSHLYSALSRQNIQTFIDDQLNRGDEISESLVNAIEASAVSVIVFSEGYASSRWCLDELVKILECKKEYEQIVIPVFYRVDPSDARNQTGPFGISFSKLEERFKENTEKLRTWRKALKEAASLSGFHSLNIRRESELINEVVNHILKRLDEVFRPRDNKNQLVGVESTVEEIESLLGVESKGVYALGIWGIGGIGKTTIARAIFDKISGDFDGSCFLENVREESQIPGGLACLRQKLLSNLLKDKNLMPYIDLNFRRLSRMKVLIVFDDVTCFNQLESLIESLDWLTPVSRIIITTRNKQVLRNWGVRKIYEMQALEYHHALELFSRHAFKRNHPDVGYEELSSKVMKYAQGVPLALKVLGCFLHKRAKEVWESAIDKLQRILHPSILEVLKISYDSLDDKEKNIFLDVACFFQGEHVDPVMKFFNASGFYPEIGMSVLVDKSLIAIDSYIKITMHDLLQELGREIVRQESIDPGNRSRLWHHEDIYEVLTYNTGTEKIEGICLDMSKVKEIRLNPNTFTKMLKLRFLKFYSSSINGENKCKISYLQDSGFAEVKYLHWYGYPLKSLPSNLSAEKLVLLEVPDSDIEQLWDCVKHYSNLNQIIHAACNKLIAKTPNPTLMSRLNKLVFLNLRGSKSLKSLPSGIFSLEFLTKLDLSGCSKLKRLPEISSGNISWFFLRGTEIEELPSSIERLLRLGYLDLSDCKRLKSLPSSLCKSKSLGVLNLCGCSNLQRLPECLGQFSSPIVLNLAKTNIERIPKSITQLVMLRYVLLSYSERLQSSPKPSFIERGRLALQPFLGIVQDTLSHMLPVRLQEIWRGFSMGKVHIVLPGNEIPKWFKFQSVGSFINLEMPPDFFNNSRVQVIAFSAILAFSNHHVDCGTWFSISFELKVKATKDCGPHDIQLFQSRVNYIESDHLHFGYYLFCGKDFNGFWKCNCIPEAVHFNVFPPLKCKCCGVKKCGIHLFCFPDSTNSIEDPSTCFNYNEED; encoded by the exons ATGGCTTCTTCTTCTCGAAACGACAAGAAGTATGATGTTTTTGTTAGTTTCAGAGGAGAGGACACCCGAGACAACTTTACTAGCCATCTCTATTCTGCTCTGAGTCGACAAAATATCcaaactttcattgatgaccaACTTAACAGAGGAGATGAAATTTCGGAGTCACTTGTGAATGCAATTGAAGCATCAGCCGTTTCAGTTATCGTCTTCTCAGAAGGGTATGCATCTTCCAGATGGTGTCTCGATGAACTTGTAAAGATCCTCGAGTGCAAGAAAGAGTATGAACAGATTGTGATTCCGGTTTTCTATCGGGTTGATCCATCAGACGCGAGAAACCAAACAGGGCCTTTTGGGATTTCATTTTCGAAGCTTGAAGAAAGATTTAAGGAGAATACTGAGAAGCTGCGGACTTGGAGGAAAGCTTTGAAGGAAGCAGCCAGTTTGTCTGGCTTTCATTCTCTTAACATCAG GCGTGAGTCGGAACTTATAAATGAAGTTGTTAATCACATCTTGAAGAGATTGGATGAAGTGTTTCGGCCGCGTGATAACAAAAACCAACTGGTTGGAGTGGAATCAACAGTTGAGGAAATTGAATCTCTATTAGGTGTTGAGTCGAAAGGTGTTTACGCTTTAGGGATTTGGGGCATTGGTGGTATAGGCAAAACAACAATCGCTAGAGCTATTTTCGACAAAATCTCGGGTGATTTTGACGGTTCTTGCTTCCTCGAAAATGTTAGAGAAGAGTCACAAATACCAGGAGGATTAGCTTGCTTACGacaaaaacttctttcaaatttattgaaggataaaaatttgatgCCTTATATTGACCTCAATTTTAGAAGGCTCAGCCGCATGAAGGTTCTGATTGTTTTTGATGATGTGACTTGCTTCAACCAATTGGAATCTTTAATCGAAAGTCTTGATTGGCTGACGCCTGTGAGTCGAATCATAATAACCACcagaaataaacaagtgctTAGAAATTGGGGGGTGAGGAAAATATATGAGATGCAGGCATTAGAATATCATCACGCTCTTGAGCTTTTTAGTCGACATGCCTTCAAACGAAACCATCCTGATGTTGGTTATGAGGAACTTTCAAGCAAAGTAATGAAATATGCTCAAGGTGTTCCTTTAGCTCTTAAAGTTTTGGGTTGCTTTCTGCATAAAAGGGCAAAAGAAGTCTGGGAAAGTGCAATAGATAAATTGCAAAGAATCCTCCATCCAAGTATTCTTgaggtattaaaaataagttatgaTAGTTTGGACGATaaggagaaaaatattttccttgatGTTGCTTGTTTCTTTCAAGGTGAGCATGTAGATCCAGTAATGAAATTCTTTAATGCAAGTGGCTTCTACCCAGAAATAGGAATGAGTGTTCTTGTTGATAAATCTCTCATTGCTATTGATTCATACATCAAGATAACAATGCATGATTTACTACAAGAATTGGGTAGGGAAATTGTTCGACAAGAATCAATTGATCCTGGAAACCGCAGTCGGCTGTGGCATCATGAGGATATCTATGAAGTTCTTACGTATAATACG GGGACAGAAAAAATTGAGGGCATCTGTTTGGATATGTCAAAAGTAAAAGAGATCCGTCTAAATCCTAATACTTTCACAAAGATGcttaaattgagatttttaaagttCTATAGTTCATCAATCAATGGAGAGAACAAATGTAAGATATCTTATTTGCAAGATTCCGGATTTGCTGAAGTGAAATATCTTCACTGGTATGGATATCCGTTGAAGTCATTGCCTTCAAACCTTAGTGCAGAGAAACTTGTGTTACTTGAAGTGCCTGATAGTGACATTGAACAACTTTGGGATTGTGTGAAG CATTATAGTAATTTAAACCAGATAATCCATGCTGCCTGCAATAAGCTAATTGCCAAAACTCCAAATCCCACGTTGATGTCACGTCTGAACAAGCTAGTTTTCTTGAATCTAAGAGGTAGCAAAAGCCTGAAAAGTCTTCCATCTGGAATATTTAGCTTGGAATTTCTTACCAAACTTGATCTTTCGGGCTGctcaaaattgaaaaggcTTCCAGAGATCTCATCAGGTAATATAAGCTGGTTTTTTTTAAGGGGGACTGAAATTGAAGAACTGCCCTCATCAATTGAGCGTCTACTTAGGCTCGGGTACTTGGACCTTTCAGATTGTAAAAGGCTTAAGAGTCTCCCAAGCAGCCTATGTAAGTCGAAATCTCTTGGAGTTCTTAATCTCTGCGGTTGCTCAAATCTTCAAAGATTGCCGGAATGTCTTGGCCAATTTTCCTCGCCAATAGTATTGAATCTAGCGAAAACCAATATTGAGAGAATACCAAAAAGCATTACCCAACTTGTCATGTTGCGATACGTCCTCTTAAGTTATAGTGAGAGGCTTCAATCCTCACCAAAGCCTTCATTCATTGAACGAGGTCGCCTGGCACTGCAACCATTTTTAG GAATTGTTCAAGATACCCTGAGCCATATGCTACCTGTACGTTTGCAAGAAATATGG AGAGGTTTTTCCATGGGCAAAGTTCATATAGTACTACCTGGGAATGAAATTCCAAAGTGGTTTAAGTTTCAAAGTGTGGGATCTTTTATAAACTTGGAGATGCCACCAGATTTCTTCAATAATAGCAGAGTGCAGGTCATTGCATTTAGTGctattttagcattttctaACCATCATGTAGATTGTGGCACATggttttcaatttcttttgagCTCAAAGTGAAAGCCACTAAAGATTGTGGTCCGCATGACATACAGTTATTTCAGAGCAGAGTTAATTATATAGAATCAGATCACTTACATTTCGGGTACTATCTGTTCTGTGGAAAAGATTTTAATGGTTTTTGGAAATGCAATTGCATTCCTGAGGCAGTCCACTTTAATGTTTTTCCGCCTTTGAAGTGTAAGTGCTGCGGGGTGAAAAAATGTGGGATCCATTTATTTTGCTTCCCAGATTCTACGAATTCAATAGAAGATCCAAGCACATGTTTCAACTATAACGAAGAAGACTGA
- the LOC127900877 gene encoding disease resistance protein RPV1-like isoform X1, whose protein sequence is MASSSRNDKKYDVFVSFRGEDTRDNFTSHLYSALSRQNIQTFIDDQLNRGDEISESLVNAIEASAVSVIVFSEGYASSRWCLDELVKILECKKEYEQIVIPVFYRVDPSDARNQTGPFGISFSKLEERFKENTEKLRTWRKALKEAASLSGFHSLNIRRESELINEVVNHILKRLDEVFRPRDNKNQLVGVESTVEEIESLLGVESKGVYALGIWGIGGIGKTTIARAIFDKISGDFDGSCFLENVREESQIPGGLACLRQKLLSNLLKDKNLMPYIDLNFRRLSRMKVLIVFDDVTCFNQLESLIESLDWLTPVSRIIITTRNKQVLRNWGVRKIYEMQALEYHHALELFSRHAFKRNHPDVGYEELSSKVMKYAQGVPLALKVLGCFLHKRAKEVWESAIDKLQRILHPSILEVLKISYDSLDDKEKNIFLDVACFFQGEHVDPVMKFFNASGFYPEIGMSVLVDKSLIAIDSYIKITMHDLLQELGREIVRQESIDPGNRSRLWHHEDIYEVLTYNTGTEKIEGICLDMSKVKEIRLNPNTFTKMLKLRFLKFYSSSINGENKCKISYLQDSGFAEVKYLHWYGYPLKSLPSNLSAEKLVLLEVPDSDIEQLWDCVKHYSNLNQIIHAACNKLIAKTPNPTLMSRLNKLVFLNLRGSKSLKSLPSGIFSLEFLTKLDLSGCSKLKRLPEISSGNISWFFLRGTEIEELPSSIERLLRLGYLDLSDCKRLKSLPSSLCKSKSLGVLNLCGCSNLQRLPECLGQFSSPIVLNLAKTNIERIPKSITQLVMLRYVLLSYSERLQSSPKPSFIERGRLALQPFLGIVQDTLSHMLPVRLQEIWVNRGFSMGKVHIVLPGNEIPKWFKFQSVGSFINLEMPPDFFNNSRVQVIAFSAILAFSNHHVDCGTWFSISFELKVKATKDCGPHDIQLFQSRVNYIESDHLHFGYYLFCGKDFNGFWKCNCIPEAVHFNVFPPLKCKCCGVKKCGIHLFCFPDSTNSIEDPSTCFNYNEED, encoded by the exons ATGGCTTCTTCTTCTCGAAACGACAAGAAGTATGATGTTTTTGTTAGTTTCAGAGGAGAGGACACCCGAGACAACTTTACTAGCCATCTCTATTCTGCTCTGAGTCGACAAAATATCcaaactttcattgatgaccaACTTAACAGAGGAGATGAAATTTCGGAGTCACTTGTGAATGCAATTGAAGCATCAGCCGTTTCAGTTATCGTCTTCTCAGAAGGGTATGCATCTTCCAGATGGTGTCTCGATGAACTTGTAAAGATCCTCGAGTGCAAGAAAGAGTATGAACAGATTGTGATTCCGGTTTTCTATCGGGTTGATCCATCAGACGCGAGAAACCAAACAGGGCCTTTTGGGATTTCATTTTCGAAGCTTGAAGAAAGATTTAAGGAGAATACTGAGAAGCTGCGGACTTGGAGGAAAGCTTTGAAGGAAGCAGCCAGTTTGTCTGGCTTTCATTCTCTTAACATCAG GCGTGAGTCGGAACTTATAAATGAAGTTGTTAATCACATCTTGAAGAGATTGGATGAAGTGTTTCGGCCGCGTGATAACAAAAACCAACTGGTTGGAGTGGAATCAACAGTTGAGGAAATTGAATCTCTATTAGGTGTTGAGTCGAAAGGTGTTTACGCTTTAGGGATTTGGGGCATTGGTGGTATAGGCAAAACAACAATCGCTAGAGCTATTTTCGACAAAATCTCGGGTGATTTTGACGGTTCTTGCTTCCTCGAAAATGTTAGAGAAGAGTCACAAATACCAGGAGGATTAGCTTGCTTACGacaaaaacttctttcaaatttattgaaggataaaaatttgatgCCTTATATTGACCTCAATTTTAGAAGGCTCAGCCGCATGAAGGTTCTGATTGTTTTTGATGATGTGACTTGCTTCAACCAATTGGAATCTTTAATCGAAAGTCTTGATTGGCTGACGCCTGTGAGTCGAATCATAATAACCACcagaaataaacaagtgctTAGAAATTGGGGGGTGAGGAAAATATATGAGATGCAGGCATTAGAATATCATCACGCTCTTGAGCTTTTTAGTCGACATGCCTTCAAACGAAACCATCCTGATGTTGGTTATGAGGAACTTTCAAGCAAAGTAATGAAATATGCTCAAGGTGTTCCTTTAGCTCTTAAAGTTTTGGGTTGCTTTCTGCATAAAAGGGCAAAAGAAGTCTGGGAAAGTGCAATAGATAAATTGCAAAGAATCCTCCATCCAAGTATTCTTgaggtattaaaaataagttatgaTAGTTTGGACGATaaggagaaaaatattttccttgatGTTGCTTGTTTCTTTCAAGGTGAGCATGTAGATCCAGTAATGAAATTCTTTAATGCAAGTGGCTTCTACCCAGAAATAGGAATGAGTGTTCTTGTTGATAAATCTCTCATTGCTATTGATTCATACATCAAGATAACAATGCATGATTTACTACAAGAATTGGGTAGGGAAATTGTTCGACAAGAATCAATTGATCCTGGAAACCGCAGTCGGCTGTGGCATCATGAGGATATCTATGAAGTTCTTACGTATAATACG GGGACAGAAAAAATTGAGGGCATCTGTTTGGATATGTCAAAAGTAAAAGAGATCCGTCTAAATCCTAATACTTTCACAAAGATGcttaaattgagatttttaaagttCTATAGTTCATCAATCAATGGAGAGAACAAATGTAAGATATCTTATTTGCAAGATTCCGGATTTGCTGAAGTGAAATATCTTCACTGGTATGGATATCCGTTGAAGTCATTGCCTTCAAACCTTAGTGCAGAGAAACTTGTGTTACTTGAAGTGCCTGATAGTGACATTGAACAACTTTGGGATTGTGTGAAG CATTATAGTAATTTAAACCAGATAATCCATGCTGCCTGCAATAAGCTAATTGCCAAAACTCCAAATCCCACGTTGATGTCACGTCTGAACAAGCTAGTTTTCTTGAATCTAAGAGGTAGCAAAAGCCTGAAAAGTCTTCCATCTGGAATATTTAGCTTGGAATTTCTTACCAAACTTGATCTTTCGGGCTGctcaaaattgaaaaggcTTCCAGAGATCTCATCAGGTAATATAAGCTGGTTTTTTTTAAGGGGGACTGAAATTGAAGAACTGCCCTCATCAATTGAGCGTCTACTTAGGCTCGGGTACTTGGACCTTTCAGATTGTAAAAGGCTTAAGAGTCTCCCAAGCAGCCTATGTAAGTCGAAATCTCTTGGAGTTCTTAATCTCTGCGGTTGCTCAAATCTTCAAAGATTGCCGGAATGTCTTGGCCAATTTTCCTCGCCAATAGTATTGAATCTAGCGAAAACCAATATTGAGAGAATACCAAAAAGCATTACCCAACTTGTCATGTTGCGATACGTCCTCTTAAGTTATAGTGAGAGGCTTCAATCCTCACCAAAGCCTTCATTCATTGAACGAGGTCGCCTGGCACTGCAACCATTTTTAG GAATTGTTCAAGATACCCTGAGCCATATGCTACCTGTACGTTTGCAAGAAATATGGGTAAAT AGAGGTTTTTCCATGGGCAAAGTTCATATAGTACTACCTGGGAATGAAATTCCAAAGTGGTTTAAGTTTCAAAGTGTGGGATCTTTTATAAACTTGGAGATGCCACCAGATTTCTTCAATAATAGCAGAGTGCAGGTCATTGCATTTAGTGctattttagcattttctaACCATCATGTAGATTGTGGCACATggttttcaatttcttttgagCTCAAAGTGAAAGCCACTAAAGATTGTGGTCCGCATGACATACAGTTATTTCAGAGCAGAGTTAATTATATAGAATCAGATCACTTACATTTCGGGTACTATCTGTTCTGTGGAAAAGATTTTAATGGTTTTTGGAAATGCAATTGCATTCCTGAGGCAGTCCACTTTAATGTTTTTCCGCCTTTGAAGTGTAAGTGCTGCGGGGTGAAAAAATGTGGGATCCATTTATTTTGCTTCCCAGATTCTACGAATTCAATAGAAGATCCAAGCACATGTTTCAACTATAACGAAGAAGACTGA